The DNA sequence CGATGAGATCGCCGACATGCTTGGGCGGGATGCCGCAGCCGGTGAAGATGCCAAGGCTGGACGTCGTGCTGCTGGTGACGAACGGGTAGGTGCCGTGGTCGATGTCGAGCATCGTCGCGTTGGCCCCCTCGAACACGACGCGTCGGCCGGCTGCGAAATCATCAAGCAGCAGCCGACCAACGTCATCGACGAAGGGCCCGAGCTTCTCCGCCGCGTTACGGACGTGTTCCTTGACCTTGATCAGGTCGACCCGTTGCCCTCCGAGTACGTTGAGCATGGCGTTGCGTTCTTCGCAGATCGCGTCGAGCCGGGGCATGAGCCGATCGAGGTCGTGCAGGTCGGCGACGCGGACGGCGGTGACGCGCTTGGCCTTGTCGGCGTAGCACGGACCGATGCCACGCTTCGTGGTGCCGATGGACGAGCCTTCGCCCGTGGTCTCGCGCGCCTCGTCCTCGGCCTTGTGCCAGGGCATGACCAAGTGGGCCTTGTAAGACACACGCAAATTGTCCGCCGTCACCGGCACGCCCTGACTCGTGAGCGTGTCGACTTCCTTGAGTAGTTGGTCGGCGTCGATAACCACGCCATTGCCGAGGTAGTTGCGAACACCCTCGCGAAACACGCCAACGGGCAACAGGTGCGTGGCGAACTTCTTGCCGTTGAACTGCACCGAGTGCACCGCGTTGGCACCGCCGTTGAACCGTGCCACCACGTCGGCATGTTCGGTGAGCACGTCCACGACCTTACCCTTACCCTCGTCGCCCCATTGGAGACCGACGACGGCGGAAGCGAGCGGTGAGTGGGCAGGGCGGGCGGTTGCGGAATCGGTCATGAGTTTTCCAGCTGACATCATTCCCCGCTCACCACTGCGCTTCCCCGAACGGGCCGAGGTTTTCCTCACGCTTGGGTTGGGGCAGTAGCTTGAGCAGGGCGGCAACGCGCTTGGCGTCCTTGGCGTTGTTGACCCGTTGGTTGAGCGGATTGGCGTCGAGCAGGCGGATCCTCTCGGCGGCGGTTTCGACCTTGCTTTTCGCCAGATCGTCGAACTCCGCGCGGGTGAACGCCTGGGGCGTGAGGAGTAGGCGATAGCCGGCGGGGTCGTGGTACCGGACGGGCTTGCCATCGGCGTACTCGACGACGACGTCGGCCACCGGTGCCGCAAGACCGACCGCGGGTGCGCTACCGGCGGCTTCCTCCAGGTCGTCGAGATCGGTGAACGCCACCGCCGGCCGGGCCGCGTCGTGAACGATCACGTGGGTGATGTCGTCCTTGATGTGCTCGGCGGCGGCTGCGATCTGGTCGTGCCACTTGTCGCCGCCGACGACCGTCTTCACACCGCTGAACGAAAGGTGGGCCTGGAACTTGAGGTTCACGTCCTCCTTGTCCGACGCCCGGATGATCGCGAGCATCTGCTGGGTCATCGGCCGGGTGACGAACATCTCCACGCACCGCAGGATCGGTTCGCGCTCGGCCACCTTGACATAAGCCCCGCCCGGATCACCCCCATGGATCGGCGGAGCAGTGAGCAGAACCACGGCAAAGCGCTTCTCGGAATCGGCCATGCACGGATCGTGCGAAACGCGATCAGCCACGTCAACACTCGGTTTGACCCGTCCCCGACAACGCCTAGACTGCCGCGTCCTAACGCTAATGCGTAGGGCGCATAGCTCAGTTGGTTAGAGCGCACCCCTGATAAGGGTGAGGTCCCAGGTTCGAATCCTGGTGCGCCCACTTGGCAGGCCGACGATTTCCCGTCGGCTTTCTCTTTGCGCCATCGCGAGTGGATCATCGTCGATTGCGGGGTGACGTTTCCAGGACCGGAATT is a window from the Planctomycetota bacterium genome containing:
- a CDS encoding adenylosuccinate synthase gives rise to the protein MTDSATARPAHSPLASAVVGLQWGDEGKGKVVDVLTEHADVVARFNGGANAVHSVQFNGKKFATHLLPVGVFREGVRNYLGNGVVIDADQLLKEVDTLTSQGVPVTADNLRVSYKAHLVMPWHKAEDEARETTGEGSSIGTTKRGIGPCYADKAKRVTAVRVADLHDLDRLMPRLDAICEERNAMLNVLGGQRVDLIKVKEHVRNAAEKLGPFVDDVGRLLLDDFAAGRRVVFEGANATMLDIDHGTYPFVTSSTTSSLGIFTGCGIPPKHVGDLIGVLKAYTTRVGGGPMPTELFDEIGSAIREEGREFGTTTGRPRRVGWFDAVAARYAAELSGVTSVALTLLDVLSICDELKICTSYTVGGETMEHFRTDIATLSNAEPVYETLPGWKTDITAARSFDDLPLAAKAYVQRIEQLVGIDVKIIGVGPGREATLTR
- a CDS encoding 2-C-methyl-D-erythritol 4-phosphate cytidylyltransferase, encoding MADSEKRFAVVLLTAPPIHGGDPGGAYVKVAEREPILRCVEMFVTRPMTQQMLAIIRASDKEDVNLKFQAHLSFSGVKTVVGGDKWHDQIAAAAEHIKDDITHVIVHDAARPAVAFTDLDDLEEAAGSAPAVGLAAPVADVVVEYADGKPVRYHDPAGYRLLLTPQAFTRAEFDDLAKSKVETAAERIRLLDANPLNQRVNNAKDAKRVAALLKLLPQPKREENLGPFGEAQW